Proteins from a genomic interval of Lolium perenne isolate Kyuss_39 chromosome 1, Kyuss_2.0, whole genome shotgun sequence:
- the LOC127327297 gene encoding uncharacterized protein yields the protein MAEEWWSSARTGGVHALACSTTSPATTESGTTRLPTTNTMSSQLQPGLPDSAAAASSLFLDDPHMDWTQSLMGGRIAASEAPTSFNALLHLQGDASRQLLLAQAPAAPPVPPPTLYSESHYFSSLDSSYGDTPAICQQLLLKSSVPPAAEQQQFPSFFSSSGLFDARAQGQGSPSLLSQAQKPKPLKSNTATQPAVQDACSSSAARRNSPAAAKKPRIETPSPIPTFKVRKEKLGDRITALQQLVSPFGKTDTASVLHEAIGYIKFLHDQVASLSSPYFISSGRAVQGQHQQGSDNEGGEAKEDLRSRGLCLIPVASTYAVANETAPEFWHPTFGGTFR from the exons ATGGCTGAGGAGTGGTGGAGCTCGGCGCGCACCGGCGGCGTCCACGCGTTGGCGTGCTCCACGACATCGCCGGCCACCACCGAATCAGGAACTACCAGGCTGCCGACGACGAATACGATGAGCTCCCAGCTGCAGCCTGGCCTACCAGACTCCGCCGCAGCCGCCTCGTCGCTCTTCCTAGACGATCCTCACATGGACTGGACGCAATCCTTGAT GGGCGGGAGAATAGCGGCATCGGAGGCCCCGACGAGCTTCAACGCGCTGCTCCACCTCCAGGGCGACGCCAGCCGCCAACTCCTGCTCGCCCAGGCGCCGGCAGCGCCTCCCGTGCCGCCGCCGACACTGTACTCGGAAAGCCACTACTTCTCCAGCTTGGACAGTAGCTACGGTGACACGCCGGCGATCTGCCAGCAGCTGCTGCTCAAAAGCTCGGTACCCCCTGCTGCGGAGCAGCAGCAGTTCCCTAGCTTCTTCAGCTCGTCGGGGCTCTTTGATGCGCGGGCTCAGGGTCAGGGATCGCCGTCGCTTCTGTCGCAGGCTCAAAAGCCTAAACCCCTCAAG TCCAATACTGCAACTCAACCTGCGGTTCAGGACGCATGCTCGTCGTCGGCGGCGAGGAGAAATTCCCCTGCGGCAGCGAAGAAGCCCCGCATCGAGACGCCGTCGCCGATTCCGACTTTCAAG GTGAGGAAAGAGAAGCTTGGGGACAGAATCACCGCACTCCAGCAACTGGTCTCGCCTTTTGGAAAG ACTGATACGGCATCGGTTCTTCACGAGGCCATCGGATACATCAAGTTCCTTCACGATCAAGTCGCC TCTCTGAGCTCGCCGTACTTCATCAGCTCTGGCCGTGCCGTCCAGGGTCAGCACCAGCAG GGTTCCGATAATGAGGGAGGCGAGGCGAAAGAGGACCTGCGGAGCCGAGGCCTGTGCCTCATCCCGGTGGCGAGCACTTATGCGGTGGCGAACGAGACGGCGCCCGAGTTCTGGCATCCTACCTTTGGAGGCACATTTCGATAG
- the LOC127327296 gene encoding NAD(P)H dehydrogenase (quinone) FQR1: protein MAVKVYVVYYSMYGHVGKLAEEIKKGASSVEGVEVKVWQVPEILSEEVLGKMGAPPKTDVPIISPQELAEADGILFGFPTRFGMMASQMKAFFDATGGLWREQSLAGKPAGVFFSTGTQGGGQETTPLTAVTQLTHHGMVFVPVGYTFGAKMFDMEKVQGGSPYGAGTFAGDGSRWPSEMELEHAFHQGKYFAGIAKKLKGSAA from the exons ATGGCGGTCAAGGTCTACGTCGT ATATTACTCCATGTATGGTCATGTTGGTAAACTAGCTGAGGAGATCAAGAAAGGTGCTTCTTCAGTCGAAGGAGTGGAAGTTAAAGTGTGGCAG GTCCCTGAAATCCTCTCTGAGGAAGTCCTGGGCAAGATGGGCGCCCCTCCCAAGACCGACGTGCCGATCATTTCTCCTCAGGAGCTGGCCGAGGCTGACGGCATCCTCTTTGGTTTCCCCACGAGGTTCGGCATGATGGCCTCACAGATGAAGGCATTCTTCGATGCTACCGGCGGCCTGTGGAGGGAGCAGAGCCTCGCTGGCAAGCCCGCCGGCGTCTTCTTCAGCACGGGCACCCAGGGCGGAGGGCAGGAGACCACGCCGCTTACAGCTGTGACCCAGCTGACCCACCACGGGATGGTGTTCGTGCCCGTCGGGTACACTTTCGGCGCTAAGATGTTCGACATGGAGAAGGTGCAGGGCGGCAGTCCGTACGGCGCTGGCACGTTCGCGGGTGACGGGTCGAGGTGGCCGTCGGAGATGGAGCTGGAGCACGCCTTCCACCAGGGCAAGTACTTCGCGGGCATcgccaagaagctcaagggctCCGCCGCCTGA